The window GGTGATGACCGACAAGGCGACGGTGGAAATCCCCTCGCCGGTCGACGGCGAGATTCTGTGGCTGGGCGCGGAGATCGGCGACACGGTGGCGATCGGCTCGCCGATCGTGCGGCTGAAAGTGGCGGGCGAGGGCAATGTGAAGGCGGACTCGACGCTTGCAGACGTTACGGCGGAACGTACGCCTGACGATGCGGCGGCTCGCCCGTCCTCAGGCCTGGAGCCATCATCACCCAATTTAGCGCCGTCATCCTCGGGCTTGTCCCGAGGATCTGCCGTCCCACGCGGATATGACGCGCCCAGTTCCGGGAGGTCGGTAGATCCTCGGGACAAGCCCGAGGATGACGGCGTCAGGTCCAGGATCAGCAGCGCGCCACGCGACGGCGTCAGACCCAGGGCCAGCAGCGCCCCGCGCCCTGAAGGCGAGAAGCCGCTGGCCTCGCCGGCCGTGCGGCTGCGCGCCAAGGAAGCCGGCATCGATCTGCGCCAGGTTGCGGGCAGCGGGCCGGCCGGCCGCATCGGCCATGAGGACATCGACGCCTTCCTGGCACGCGGGCCGCAGCTTGCCCGCGCGCCCGGCTTTGCACCCAAAGACGGCGTCGAGGACATCAGGGTCGTCGGCCTCAGGCGCAAGATCGCCGAAAAAATGTCGATCGCCAAATCGCGCATCCCGCACATCACCTATGTCGAGGAGATCGACGTCACGGCGCTCGAGGAGTTGCGCGCCGTGCTCAACAAGGAGAAGCGCGCCGCCAAAGGGGCAGAACGGCCAAAGCTGACGCTGCTGCCCTTCCTGATGCGGGCGATGGTCAAGGCGATCGCCGACCAGCCCAACCTCAACGCGCTGTTCGACGACGAGGCCGGAATCATCCACCAGCATGAAGGCATCCATATCGGCATCGCCGCGCAGACGCCCACCGGGCTGGTGGTGCCGGTGGTGAAGCATGCCGAGGCGCGCGACATCTGGGATTGCGCGGCGGAGGTCAACCGGCTGGCCGAAGCGGCGAAATCCGGCACGGCGACGCGCGAGGAGCTCTCCGGCTCGACCATCACCATCACCTCGCTCGGCGCCATGGGCGGCGTGGCGACGACGCCGGTGATCAATTATCCGGAAGTGGCGATCGTCGGCGTCAACAAGATGATGGTGCGGCCGGTATGGGACGGCACCCGGTTCATTCCGCGCAAGATGATGAACCTGTCGTCGAGCTTCGACCATCGCGTCATCGACGGCTGGGATGCGGCGGTCTTCGTGCAGCGGATCAAGACGCTGCTGGAGACGCCGGCGCTGATTTTCGTGGAGTAGTGGGGATGGGGCGATCTCGAAAGCTCCCCCTCACCCGGATTGCCAACCGAATTGCGAAGGGCAATTCGGGGCAATCCGACCTCTCCCCGAGGGGAGAGGAGAGCGCCGGCGCCAGCCTCTTCTCCCCACCGGGGAGAAGGTGGCCGCGAAGCGGCCGGATGAGGGGGCCTTCGCCGAAAGGAAGCAGCT is drawn from Mesorhizobium sp. B1-1-8 and contains these coding sequences:
- a CDS encoding dihydrolipoamide acetyltransferase family protein — its product is MGEHVIKLPDVGEGVAEAELVEWHVKVGDLVREDMVLAAVMTDKATVEIPSPVDGEILWLGAEIGDTVAIGSPIVRLKVAGEGNVKADSTLADVTAERTPDDAAARPSSGLEPSSPNLAPSSSGLSRGSAVPRGYDAPSSGRSVDPRDKPEDDGVRSRISSAPRDGVRPRASSAPRPEGEKPLASPAVRLRAKEAGIDLRQVAGSGPAGRIGHEDIDAFLARGPQLARAPGFAPKDGVEDIRVVGLRRKIAEKMSIAKSRIPHITYVEEIDVTALEELRAVLNKEKRAAKGAERPKLTLLPFLMRAMVKAIADQPNLNALFDDEAGIIHQHEGIHIGIAAQTPTGLVVPVVKHAEARDIWDCAAEVNRLAEAAKSGTATREELSGSTITITSLGAMGGVATTPVINYPEVAIVGVNKMMVRPVWDGTRFIPRKMMNLSSSFDHRVIDGWDAAVFVQRIKTLLETPALIFVE